The following proteins come from a genomic window of Leucoraja erinacea ecotype New England chromosome 1, Leri_hhj_1, whole genome shotgun sequence:
- the nkx6.1 gene encoding homeobox protein Nkx-6.1 — MLAVGQMDGSRQSAFVLSSPPLAALHSMTEMKNPLYPYSMQPGAGTGAGVSSTSSSPSPPGIISAATAAAAAAAGLKCTSSLPAFMTQQLASATPHGINDILNRPLMLMGGGVPGGGGGGGGGGGGVASTLLSGIPRFNTSLSPPPPGMYFSPAAAAAAAAAAAVARYPKPLADLPGRTPIFWPGVMQSPPWREARLGCSPHQGAMLIDKDGKRKHTRPTFSGQQIFALEKTFEQTKYLAGPERARLAYSLGMTESQVKVWFQNRRTKWRKKHAAEMATAKKKQDSETERLKGTSENEDEDDEYNKPLDPNSDDEKISQLLKKHKPTTLHIHTSENDSS; from the exons ATGTTAGCCGTTGGGCAGATGGACGGGAGCAGGCAGAGCGCGTTCGTGCTAAGCAGCCCGCCGTTAGCGGCCCTGCACTCAATGACTGAGATGAAGAATCCCTTGTACCCTTACTCCATGCAGCCCGGAGCTGGGACGGGGGCCGGGGTTTCCTCCACTTCATCCTCCCCGAGTCCGCCAGGTATTATCAGTGCAGCTACAgccgcggcggcggcggcggcggggctCAAGTGCACGTCCAGCTTGCCCGCTTTCATGACACAGCAACTGGCCTCCGCCACTCCTCACGGTATCAACGACATCCTGAACCGTCCGCTGATGCTAATGGGCGGGGGAGTTCCAggaggaggcggcggcggcggaggaggaggaggaggggtcgcTTCTACTTTGCTCTCGGGAATCCCGCGATTTAACACCAGCCTGAGTCCCCCGCCACCCGGTATGTACTTCAgcccggcggcggcggcagcggcagcggcggcggcagcagtggCCCGTTACCCTAAACCGCTGGCAGACTTGCCAGGTAGGACGCCCATCTTCTGGCCTGGAGTAATGCAAAGTCCGCCGTGGAGGGAAGCTAGGCTGGGATGCTCACCCC ATCAGGGCGCCATGCTGATTGACAAAGACGGAAAAAGGAAACACACCAGGCCTACATTCTCCGGGCAACAAATTTTTGCATTGGAAAAAACTTTTGAACAAACTAAATATTTAGCAGGGCCTGAAAGGGCGAGATTGGCGTATTCACTAGGAATGACGGAGAGTCAAGTCAAG GTTTGGTTCCAGAACAGACGGACAAAGTGGAGAAAGAAGCACGCGGCAGAGATGGCCACGGCCAAGAAGAAGCAGGACTCGGAGACTGAGAGATTAAAGGGCACCTCGGAGAACGAGGACGAGGACGATGAATACAACAAGCCGCTGGATCCCAATTCCGACGATGAaaagatctcccagttgctaaagaAACACAAACCCACCACTTTGCACATCCACACGAGTGAAAACGATAGCTCATAA